DNA sequence from the Methanolobus sp. ZRKC5 genome:
CCCTGAGCCTGAGCGCAAGCTCTATCTCCGGGGAACCGCCACCAGCAACGATACTACGATCTTCCAGTGCTACACCAATGACACAGAGTGCATCGTTCAGTGCGCGCTTGAGACTGTCAACAATGTGTGTTGTACCACCGTGAAGAATGACTGATGCGGTTTTCTCTTCCCTACATCCAAGGAGGTAGGTCATCTTTGAACCATGGAGATTCTTTTCTTCAATAGATTCAGCAGAACCAAGGTCACTTGGTCTGATGTCAGTTACATCCTGGAAAAGTGTTGCGCCTGTTGCCTTTGAAAGTTTCTTGAGATCGCTCTTTGTAATCCTTCTGCAGGCATAGATACCAGCCTTTTCAAGATAATACTGTGCGAGGTCGTCAATACCTTTCTGGCAGAATACGACGTTTGCGCCACTTGCAATTATCTTATCTACCATTTCCTTGACCATTTTTTCTTCCTGGTCAACGAAGCTTTGCATCTGGTCAGGTGATGTGATCTTTATCTCTGCAGTTTTCTCAATCTTTTGAAGCTCAATTGCAAAGCTTGCAAGAAGAATCTTTGCGTTTTCGACCTTCTTTGGCATATTTGACCTGACTCTTTCTTTATCGATCACAAGACCTGCGATAATTTCTGTGTCAAGAATACTACCGCCTTCACGTTTCTCGATAGTGATATCACTTACATCGACCTCGATGCCGTCATCAGTTTCTTCTGAAACTGAAAGTACTGCATCAAGAGCTATTTCAGCGAGGAAGTCCTTGTACTCACCAGCAGCTTTTCCTGTGAGGGAGGTTTTTGCCAGTTTCTTCAGGGTTTCCCTGTCGTCCTTGGATACTTCAATGGTAATTGTCTCCAAGATCTCAACAGCTTTCTTTGCTGCATGTCTGTAACCAGTTGCAATAATTGTAGGGTGAACTCCTTTTGCAATAAGCTCTTCTGCCATTGTAAGAAGCTCTCCCGTAAGTATGGCTGCTGTTGTTGTACCATCGCCGACCTCATCATCCTGGGTCTTTGAAACTTCAACTACCATCTTTGCGGCCGGGTGTTCGATGTCCATTTCCCTGAGGATAGTAGCGCCATCATTTGTGATGACGATATCTCCAAGTCCATCAACAAGCATCTTGTCCATACCTTTAGGACCAAGGGTGGTCCTTACTGCTTTTGCAACTGCTTTCCCTGCAAGTATATTGATGCTCTGAGCATCTCTTGCACGGCCATTATTGTCTCTGTTCCCTGAAGCGTATATAGGTTGTCCTGCCAATTTTTAACCTCCTAATAATCATAAATCCTATAATAGAGTAATATTAGTCATAATTGAGCACTTTTACTCGTACTGCTCAATCTAAATGCAGGCAGTTCTATATAAAGATAACTGCTGAGATTTGAATGGATATGGAGAGGAAAAACAGAGCATAGTAAAACCCCAGTAAGGAAAAGTAACAGATAAAACAAAGGAAATAATTAAAAAAGCAGGCCTATTGCCTGCCATATAATTTATTCAGATGCGCACGTATCATAAAATAGATATAATCCCTGTAACACCCTACATCAGGTATATCAAATATCGCCATTCCCCCGGCATTCCAGAAAACATTTGAAATAATGTTTTTCCGTCCCATTTCATCGATCACCTGCTTGAGTGTTAAAAGATCATCGACTATTTGTCTCCAGTCACCAGCATGTGTTTCTGAGGAAGCTACCCCTTCGGCAAGTTCAAATTGCTGCAAGGTAAATGTGTACACCTGGAACAAGTGAATGTCATCCGTTGTTAACTTGATCAATCCACTTTTTGAATCCTGGCGCAATACTTTCAGGACGAGTGGAACGTCAGGTGACCGAAACGCACCCTTATCCATCTTTTCAGTATATATATTGATTTCCTGCATATTTTCACACCCGGGACATTAACCTCTAATTTAAGATGCTCGTTTATGCAAATAAATATTGCTGAAAGATCGGATAAAAACTAAAGAAAATAAAAAAAATAAGATAGCCAACGCTTCAAGTGCAATCAGGAACTTGAAATATACAGCAGGTCCCTGTTTACAGCTTAGTATGAGACAAGTGTCTGGATACAGGCACTTTTAACGAAATTGATCATATTGCACCTGAGTTCAAATTCCTGTTCGGAAAGATCATCTGTGTCAAGATATCGGCAGAACATTTCCCTGAACTCATCAAATTTTTGCTCGTCTTGTTCCTTCATAATTCCCCTCGGAGTTACAAACGATTATGTAATCAACATATATATGTTTTGTTATATAAAAATGTTCTGTTCAGGGTTTACATGTCAAAACATGAACTATAGAGTAAAAGATAGGCTTAAATCAAAAAAGGAAATTATGTGAAAAATGTCCATTGTGTATAATGTCAAATAAAAAAGGAGATAGGAGTTCCTTACTCAGTATCACCTACCGTAATACTGTACTCGAAATTATCAGTGTTCCCGGATAGAATACTTAGTTCCCAATCTCCGATGGCCCCGGTTGCCTCATAGACCTCAGTGTAAGTTGTCGAATATTGCTGGTATGCGGATGATTCAGATGAATACGTCATAACATCAGCACTTCCAAAGTTCACAGAGCCTTTGTTCACGACCCTTACAAGCTCGAGTTCAGCTTCTTCATTGCCATTTTTGAGCACAAGATCAAAGGAAGGATTTTGTGCTGCAGACCCACCTGAATAACTTGAATATTCGTACTGGTTTGTTGACACTTCAATTCTGATAGGTGCATCAGAAAAGGTGGCAAATTCTGTTACGAAAGGTTCTGATGGTTGTTCCCATATATTGAGATATAACTGGACCTGGCTCTCCCATTCATTCAATGCAGGATCCCCTACCCCGAGATCAATTGAAGTGCTGTAACTACCCTGTATGCCCTGAGGAACTTTCAGATGTATCTTTACAATTACTGTTTCACCGGCTTTGACCTTTGAAGGTGCATCTATGGTAATCGAATCTTCGCCGAATGTCTCATCAAATGATGGTTGCTCCGGGTCGTAGTAGGATCTCTCAGGATATATCTTGTTTGTGATAATTTCCGGACTTATGGAAATATCCTTATCTCCTATGTTTACAAGTTTTACCTCATAATCGTATTCTTTACCTGCCTCAACCCTGTCATTAATATAGTTACTTGAAATCTCAATGCTTGGTGGTATCCAGACCTCAACAGAAAGGTCAAGAGAATTACCGTAGTAGACAGAGGATATTTTGTAATCTTCTTCGATGTCAACAGTATCCGCACTGATAGATGATCTGTCAAAGACTATATTT
Encoded proteins:
- the thsA gene encoding thermosome subunit alpha; amino-acid sequence: MAGQPIYASGNRDNNGRARDAQSINILAGKAVAKAVRTTLGPKGMDKMLVDGLGDIVITNDGATILREMDIEHPAAKMVVEVSKTQDDEVGDGTTTAAILTGELLTMAEELIAKGVHPTIIATGYRHAAKKAVEILETITIEVSKDDRETLKKLAKTSLTGKAAGEYKDFLAEIALDAVLSVSEETDDGIEVDVSDITIEKREGGSILDTEIIAGLVIDKERVRSNMPKKVENAKILLASFAIELQKIEKTAEIKITSPDQMQSFVDQEEKMVKEMVDKIIASGANVVFCQKGIDDLAQYYLEKAGIYACRRITKSDLKKLSKATGATLFQDVTDIRPSDLGSAESIEEKNLHGSKMTYLLGCREEKTASVILHGGTTHIVDSLKRALNDALCVIGVALEDRSIVAGGGSPEIELALRLREYASTLKGREQLAVTKFAEAFEIIPQTLAENAGLDPIDKLVDLRSQHEQGNKNMGLDVFTGKVVDMYENDVLEPLRIKTQAINAATEATVMILRIDDVVASRGSGGPMPPGMPQPDMDM